GCCTATGGATGACAGGTAGGTTTCTATATGCAATTAAAATTGGTTTCTCACTTAATTAGCGTATCTTTGTCAAGTctaatttttttcctttgtttccACGATAGCCGTGCCTCAGATTTTGGTTTAATGAAGATAGACAATAAAGGGAGGGTCCTTTTTTTCAGTGAAAAGCCTAAAGGAGCAGATTTGAAAGCCATGGTAAGCAGACATATattgttttaaaagaaaataatgaGATCCGAGTATTGAGAATTCAAGGTAATTTCACTGTATGCTTTTAGGAAGTAGATACAACGGTATTGGGACTGTCGCGACAAGAGGCAGAAAAGAAGCCATACATCGCTTCAATGGGAGTATATGTCTTCAAGAAAGAGATACTTTTGAATCTGTTGAGGTACTGAAAATTTTAGCTCATGTATGAAAAGATCAAAAGAAAATTTAGAAAGACATGGAAGTTCATTTAACTATCTAAGAATGTTAAATAACATGACAGCTAAATGCATTCAACTAGCCTCATACCCCTTGTTTCAAACCTGGCGGTCGATATGATTTTAGAAGCATGTGTGTCAATCCATCATGAGAATACCGAGTAATGCACTTTTTTCTGGGTCAGATGGCGATTTCCAACTGCAAACGATTTTGGGTCAGAGATAATCCCTGCCTCGGCCAAAGAATTCTTCATCAAGGTCAGCTTAAGGTCCTTTCTAATTTCCTGCCAATGAAAGCTACCTTATGGGTAGAATGTCACAAAATTTTCTTGTTCCTTTTGGAGCTCAAGTTTGAGAAACACGAAACACATATCGAGTCAATCTTCTAATAATCAAATTTGGATCGGGAATTATGAGCACTGCCATCTACTTACATCAGTAAAAATAGacaatttttcaaaacttctgCAGCATTGGTAAAGTACTGAAATTTTTTTGTAGGCTTATCTGTTTAATGATTACTGGGAAGATATTGGCACTATCAGATCCTTCTTTGAGGCAAACCTTGCTCTTACATCACACGTAAGTACCAATCTCATGTATGATATATCACTTTTTTTAGCCAGTTTTTAAAGTTCAACCAGTTAAAATATTTTGATTTGTTTCGATTCAGCTGTACATGTAATAGGTATTGTTTATGTTCACTGTTGAAGTAAAAATACCAACTAAAGTGTCATTTCtgtcttcttattattatttttttttcctttggcaTTTCAGCCTCCAAGGTTTAGCTTTTATGATGCAACAAAGCCAATGTATACCTCAAGAAGGACCTTGCCACCATCAAAGATTGACAACAGCAAAGTTAGTAAATGCCAAATGTCTTTTGTTCTGTCCATGAAGGTTTCTATTTGGAAAAGTTTTCCTTCTAGCATTTGCCATGACACAAAGTTCTCATACCCTTCcactctccctccctctctctctctctctctctctctctctctctcacacacacacgcacacacacttTTCTGGTGCAGCTTGTTGATTCAATCATATCCCACGGAAGTTTCTTAACAAATTGCTTCATAGAGCACAGCGTCATTGGTATTCGATCCCGAATCAACTCTAAAGCACACTTAAAGGTATTCAATCCTGAGCAACTCTAAAGCACGCTAATTTTAGTTGCATAATATCTCTAGATTTCATTGTCGAAATATTcaaatgttcattatctctagaGTGAAAAACTTGCAGGACACAGTGATGCTCGGTGCCGACTACTACGAAACAGATGCTGAAATAGCATCACTGTTAGCAGAAGGAAGAGTTCCAATCGGAATAGGAGAAAACACAAGGATCAAGTATGTATAAACAACTTGAACCAACTGCAtactcttctttctttctttctttctttctttctttcttcttaaaTTTCAATCTCAAAGTAATTTCTATCAAGCGAGATCTGcctttttttcatattttatctaCCATTGGAGTTCTTACTTCTTATTATGTTCTGCAGAGATTGCATTATCGACAAGAATGCCAGAATTGGGAAGAATGTTATCATATCAAACTCAGAGGTATGGCTCTTCAAATTGCAGCAGATGACGataatgtataaaatgaataacaGATCTGCCTACTAAAAAAATTGACACTTACACTTATTTCATATGGATTTGCAGGGTGTACAAGAGGCTGACAGATCTTCTGAAGGGTTCTACATACGTTCTGGCATTACCATTACACTTAAAAACTCAACAATTAAAGATGGAACTGTGATATGATCAATCTTTCCACCTTCATAATAAATCTATTGCTTCTTATTTTTTCCTATTTACTGGTTGATCAGATTTGAGAACTAATCAAGAAGGTTGAGATTTGAGCCATTATGTTTTCTTTCCCCCACCCCCGGGAgttcaaaaaataatatataacaaaTATGAAGAGATATTTATCATTTGAATGCTCATATTTACACATCAAAGGACATGGAAATGGGACAAAGCCGAGgctagaatttcataggataaaaatTGCAGTTCATGAGAGATAATACCCAGTTGGGATCCTTTTTTTTCTGTAGAAGATACATCCTTAGAAGTCAGAACTCGAAATTGGAACATGGTTTTATTGGGACAACTTATTGTTAAGAAATCATAAATTAAACTCTTATGCTGCGTTTGGAAGTATGAATCTCAAAACTTAGATTTagatttgagtggatttgaataaatttcaatacaattttatattacatttcatCTAAATCCAATACGACTTCAAACTCAAGttctctccaaacatagggttaagGTACCTAAAAATAAAGATGAAACTCAAGCCCTCAAATAGTATTCAAACAGATTCTACAGTAAATTATTCTCGGAACCTAACCACTAATTGTTGGTAGATTTAACATCTGAAAAAACTTGGAATATCCTACTTCAACAATA
This genomic stretch from Malania oleifera isolate guangnan ecotype guangnan chromosome 3, ASM2987363v1, whole genome shotgun sequence harbors:
- the LOC131150198 gene encoding glucose-1-phosphate adenylyltransferase large subunit 3, chloroplastic/amyloplastic, which codes for MAVSADGRMTFSAAGICGRTAAAGRSWRLLKFCNGEAMGKKLNLLTKFHQGHRKTTIAGQHVCMSLTADVLVETKLRDLGMEKIDPRTAVAIILGGGAGTRLFPLTKRRAKPAVPIGGAYRLIDVPMSNCINSGITKIYILTQFNSASLNRHLARAYDFGNFGDGSVEVLAATQTPGEAGKKWFQGTADAVRQFHWLFEGARSKDVEDVMILSGDHLYRMDYMDFIQNHRKSGADITISCVPMDDSRASDFGLMKIDNKGRVLFFSEKPKGADLKAMEVDTTVLGLSRQEAEKKPYIASMGVYVFKKEILLNLLRWRFPTANDFGSEIIPASAKEFFIKAYLFNDYWEDIGTIRSFFEANLALTSHPPRFSFYDATKPMYTSRRTLPPSKIDNSKLVDSIISHGSFLTNCFIEHSVIGIRSRINSKAHLKDTVMLGADYYETDAEIASLLAEGRVPIGIGENTRIKDCIIDKNARIGKNVIISNSEGVQEADRSSEGFYIRSGITITLKNSTIKDGTVI